TTTTACTACCTAAACCTTGGCAAGAAGATAAATTCTTTCAAAAATTAGAAGGATTAGAAGGGGTTCCCGTTATTAATTTACACCTTTGGTTTGATCGCAAACTAACCGACATCGATCATTTATTATTCTCCCGTTCACCTTTACTCAGTGTTTATGCTGACATGAGCAACACCTGTAAAGAATACGCCAACCCCGATCGCTCGATGTTAGAATTAGTTCTCGCTCCCGCTCAGGATTGGATTACTAAATCCGATGAGGAAATTATCGCCGCGACGATGAAAGAATTAGAAAAACTCTTTCCTCAACATTTTACTGGCGATAATCCCAGTCAATTGTTAAAATATCATCTGGTGAAAACTCCCCGATCAGTTTATAAAGCCACCCCCGGCCGACAAGCTTATCGACCTTCTCAGAAAACTCCGATCGAGAATTTTTATCTCGCCGGTGACTATACCATGCAAAAATATTTAGGAAGCATGGAAGGAGCGGTTTTATCAGGGAAATTAGCGGCAGCAGTGATCAGCAAAGATCACCCCGCAGCACCGCTAAACCCGAATAAAATCCAATCTACACCAGTGTCCAGCGCTCGTTAATTCTCTGGCTAGGGACTAATGACGAAAATGGCCTTGAGTGAGACAATGCTATATCATTAGCCACAGTTCGCCGTTAATCTAAGTCAATCATTCCGCCCCAGCAGAATGCTCCAATTGCCAAAACCGACCCACCCCACCAAACCCCTCGTCTCCCTTGCGGAGTCCTACGAACTCTGTCGCCAGATTACAGAGAAGTATTCCAAAACGTTTTATCTCGGTACTCTCCTGATGCCGAAAGCAAAACGTCAAGCGATCTGGGCAATTTATGTCTGGTGTCGTCGTACCGATGAACTGGTCGATGGCCCCCAAGCCCGGTTAACTACCTCTGAAACCCTCGATTTATGGGAAAAACAGCTAGAAACCGTCTTTTCTGGGGTTGCCCTCGAGGATGCCGATGTCGCTCTCGTGGATACTCTAGAAAAGTTCCCCATGGATATCCAACCCTTTCGGGATATGATCGCCGGCCAACAGATGGATCTCTATCGCAGTCGTTATCAAACCTTTGATGAACTAAAACTGTACTGCTATCGGGTGGCGGGAACGGTGGGGTTAATGTCCAGCGCGGTGTTAGGATTGGAGGATGGCGATCGCTCTGCTCCTTGGCGACGCCATCAAAGCGTCTATATTCCCCAAGAAGAAGCGATCGATCTCGGTATTGCCAATCAATTAACCAATATTTTGCGGGATGTGGGGGAAGATGTCCATCGTGGCCGGATTTATCTACCTTTAGAGGATTTAGAGCGTTTTAACTACAGCGAAGACGATTTACTCAAAGGGGTTAATGATGACCGTTGGAAGGCGTTAATGCGCTTCCAAATTGAGCGGGCCCGTTATTACTACGATTCCGCCGAAAGGGGGATCCGCGCCCTTAATCCCGATTCCCGTTGGCCGGTTTGGGCGGCTTTACTGCTTTATCAAGGCATTTTAGACGTAATTGAAGCAAATAATTATGATGTCTTCGCCCGTCGTGCCTTCGTGCCTTTACCCAAGAAAATGCTCTATCTACCCGTGGCTTGGTTGCGATCGCAGGCGTTGTAAAAATGCGACGGGTTTTGTCGCTTACCGACTCCACCCGTCAAATCTTACCTAGGGTTTGGTTTTTCAGCGCGATTTAGGAGTCACCCACCAGAAAGGTCCGGTTTCTGTGCAGGGAACATCTCGATCGGTGTCGTAAACCACAAGGCCATCTTGCCGATCCAAAACCAAGGCTTCCCCTAGACGGACGTAGGAGATAAACGGTCCAAGATAGCGGACAACAGGCTCATCGCTACAGGCCGGCAACACCCTCTCGTTAAAATACTCCCATCCCACATCCTCGACGCTTTCATAGTAGCGGATGCCGAGATCATCGATCGCTTTCCCCGGAAAACGTTCTCGGATAGCTGACCAGAGAAATTCTGGCAGCGGTCGATCGGGCGATAATAATGTGGCAGATTTCATGGCTTTTCCCCCTAAAACTAAAGGAAGCGGGAAACTCTGACAAATGCCTATCCTCTCGGGACTATTCGCTTCCGCTCCCCACCTGGCCAATTTTTTGCTCGGGATGGTATCTAAAGCAGAGAGTTCCCTTGTATTCATTGTAACAAATTTCCCCAGAAGGGTTCGTGGCGATACCCTGAGAACAGGTTCTCTTGATTTTTCGTTACAAAGATTGACAAATTTATCCTTTTATTTTGGCGATAATAATAATTACCAGGCGACAAGCCAGAACAAATAGGGACAATAGGGAAAGACGGACGAGGGTGAGACTAACTAACCGGCAATAATGATAGCGAGAAAAGAAGTGGTTTAGTAGTGCCGAATTCTCGTTCCCAATCATTTAGGAGGTAGGAAAGATGACAATTTATGTCACCCGCGAGGGAGATAAACTGGTGGCCGATTCCCCACTGGAATTGGTGGAAAAATTACAACAATGTCAGGGTAAAATGACGGAAACAAGACAGGACTTCATGACTCGGATGGCTGCACAGATGGTGGCCAGCCAAGGCGTTACCGTTCCTATCACCGATCCAGAGAATTTTATCGCCGAGCTAATCCATAACGATTTTCTCAGCGTGGTGGACAGTATTGATGGCTGAAAGTCGGCCGGCAATTGGCGGCAAAACTTAGCCCCTAGGGTCCCTAACACTCAACCCCACTACCCTAGGTCAAAAAGCAAAATTTCCGAGTCTTCTAGAGATTGAATAGCCAAAGAGGTTTCGTCTCTAATTGCCGCTCCATCCCCCGCTCGTAAATGCACGCCATTCAGGGTTATTTGCCCTCTAGCCACCTGTAACCATCCATAACGACCGGTTACTAAGAAATGGGTGAGGGACTGGCCTAGGGGCAAAATTCCCGCGTAGAGATTAACGTCTTGATGGACTTTAACCGCGTTGCCGGCACCGGTGGGAGAGGCGATTAATTGTAGGGTATGGGGAGAAAATTCGATCGCTTTTTGTTCATAACTGGGTTCTAGATTTTTTTGGTCGGGAATAATCCAAATTTGCAGAAGATGGAGGGGATTAGTGGCAGAATGATTAAATTCACTGTGTTTTATCCCTGTTCCCGCGCTCATCCGTTGAATTTCACCGTGTCGAATCAGGGAACCTGTGCCGAGACTGTCTTGGTGTTCTAGTTCTCCCTCCAAAACATAGGTTAAAATCTCCATATCCTGGTGTCCGTGGGTGTGAAATCCTTTTCCCCCAATCACTTTATCCTCGTTAATAACTCTGAGACTCCTAAAATTAATCTGTTGGGGATCATAATATTGGGCAAAAGAAAAAGTATGATAGGTATCTAACCAACCATAGTTAGCGTGGCCTCTTTCCTCCGCTTTGCGTATAGTAATCATCAGTTTTCCTTTTTTTTATCTCTATATTCCCAGTCTATAAAATATTGCCAAAGTTGCATATTCTTTAACCGCTTTTGCAGAAACCCTGAAACCGATTATTCTGCCAATGCACCAATTAGGAATTGAGAAAAATACCAGACTTTAAGGTTTTAAATTTCCTCCTCGAATAAACCAAGTAATTGTGGCGCTGGTAAAAGCAGTGATAGCGACAATAGCTATTTGTTTCCAGTTTTTTAATTCCCCAACTTTCTCGATTAAATCGGGAATTTTTTGGGTTAATACTGCTTGGGATTGAATTGTTCCTTCAATTTTAGCCGTGATAATTTTGACTTCCGTGATTTCTTTGTGTAGGTTAATAAATTGCTTGTTATTTTCTTCTCTCAGGGTTTCTATTTGTTGGCGATTATCTTCCTTTAGCGTATCAATTTGCTCGCGGGTTTCTTCTCGCAGGGAAATCATTTGCTCGCGGTTTTCTTCTCGCAGAGAAATCATTTGCTCGCGGTTTTCCTGTCGCATTGCCGAGAGTAAGTCTTTCAATTCTTGAATATCATTGCTGGTAACAGTAGTCATAGAATTAACCCCAAGAGAATCTATTTAACCGGCACTCTTTGATTTTATTATATTTCACCTACGCTAAAAAGGTCAAATTCATCAAATTTAATTACCTCGGAGTCAGGATAACGAGTATCAAAACGATAACTGCTCACGGTTCCTTTTTCTGTATCTAAAATGCTAAAAACCGTCAGATCATTACTGGCAATATAGGATAAAGGTTGATTAACCCAATCCACTAGAGGAGCAATATTCGGGATAATTGGTGGTAATCCATTGGGATTACCGATGGCCGCATAATTTCTATCGAGAGGTACAGGACGTTTTTTATCACCTAAATGAGCGCCATAACTATTACCAACGTTAGAAGATTCGAGAAAATTCATACCCTTAGAACTAAGAAAACGATTCCATAAATGGGAATGACCATAAAAAACCAAATCAACCTTGGCTGATTCTAATAAGGGAATGAGATCACGAATAATATAATCATTTTCTTGGGGATAATCATAACGTACTGATCTAACTTTTCCCGTGGCATCCCGTTCAATTGTCGGCACAGGATTGGTGTAGGGTGGCACGATATTTCCTCCTAGGGTATGGGGAGGATGATGAAACATGACTACTTTATATTTAGCCTCTTGAAATGCTGGACTATTTAACTCTTTTTCTAACCATTGATATTGAGGACTACCCTGAGCAATTGGCTCAAAAATATGCTGACCATAACCCCAGCGTTCGGGTCTATCTAAATCTCTTTGATTTTCGTAATATCTTCCCCTTGCACTGGGTTCTAAATTGGGATTTCTCCAGATATTAGTAACATATAAAACCACTAAACGAATATCGCCAAAGGTGAGAGAATAATATTTATTTTGAGGCAAAGAAAAAATTTCTTCGTAGGTTTCTGTGTTGAAAGAATTATTTTTTAACCATTTTTCATTAATTGCTGCTGTATCCTCTGCTAGTTGTTTAGCAATAAATTGAGGAATAGCATCTTCAAACTGTTCATTTAAACCTCTGGAATTAGAAAATCTGCCCATAACTTCATGATTACCAATCGCAGGAAATAAGGGGGCATTTTGAATAATTTCTCCCCCTTTATAAATAGTCTGAATACCATTCTTGGTAAGAGTATAATTAGCACGACCTTGTAAACAGGGAAAAAATGCCCCACCGCGACTATCATCAAACCATTCGGAAGCTCGATCGGGTATATTAACTAAATCTCCTGCTAAAAAAACTGCATCTACCTGTCCAATAGTTTCAATAACTTTTTGTAAATTAGCGGCAGTCATGGGCATTAATTGATGATCGGAAGTGAGCAAAATTTTGAGATTAGTTCCTTTTTTGGGTCTTGGGGTAAGAGTATAAATATCACTTCTAATCGCCCTATTTTCCTGAAAACTGGTGACTTGATAGGGAATCCTTTCCCCCGGATTTAAATCAGTAATTTCGGCCTGATGTCGCCAGATTTCTCGATCGGTTAAAGATTGATAAGCTTCAACGGTTCTCGATTGAGCATCTTCTCTGACTCTAGTTAATTTGCTAGTGCGAGCGGGGGCTATTTTCTCTAGTTTTTCCCCGTAGCGCACCTGATGACCAGTGCCAAAAAATTCCGTAAACCAAATCACTTGTATTGATGTTTCGGTGGGTAATTGTAAAAAAGGTTCGGTTAAAAGTTGATCCTTGTTCATTGTCGCTAAAAGATAACTGCTGTACTGCATTTAAACAGTCTTAAGGAGTAATTGAGATAGTCCCCAGCTTAACCGGCAATAACTAGCAGATTCCCTATTTTATCGGCTAATCTAAAACCTTAGACTCTAACTGCTGCCGTTGCCAGAGATTTTGATAGACTCCGGGGACTGCGATTAACTCCTCGTGGGTTCCCATTTGGACAATTTCTCCGCGATCCATGACAAAAATCCGATCAGCAGTGGCAGCGGCCAATAATTGATGGGAGATAAAAATCACGGTTTTTTGGCTTTCTTGGCTGAGATTTTCCAAAATAGCCGTGGCCGTTTGATTATCGACGCTAGATAGGGCATCATCAAGGATTAAAATCGGTGCTTGGATGGCTAAAGCTCGCGCTAAAGAGACCCGTTGACGTTGACCCCCGGAAAGAGTAATCCCACGTTCTCCCACTAAAGTTCCGTATTTTTGCGGGAAATTCTCGATTTCCTCCTGAATTCTCGCTTGTTTGGCTGCCGATTTCACTGCTGGAAAATTCAGCAGCGGATCGCCGTAACGGATATTATCTTCGATGGTGGTACTAAATAAAAAACTTTCTTGGGGAACATAAGCGATCGCTTTTCGCAGCTCTTCAAGGGCAATTCCCGTGACATCTTGATCATCAATAAATAACTGTCCTTCCGCAATATCCAAAAGACGGGGAATAGCGTTAGCAAGGGTAGATTTTCCCGACCTGATCGCACCGACTACCGCTACCATTTCCCCCGGATTAATGGTAAAAGAAAGAGATTTTAAGGCCGGTTCCCTAGCATCAGGATAGGAAAAAGTCAAGGCTTTGGCGGTAATTTTTCCTTGAATATTTTTTAAGTGAATACAATCGGCATTGTCTTTAATTTTAGCCTCGGCTAATAGGATAGTTTCCAGGCGATCAATACTCACTTCTCCCTGTTGGTAGGCCGTAATAGTGAAACCTAATAAAGTAGTAGGAAAAACTAATCTTTCCGCCAAAATTAACAGAGCAATAAAGTCCCCGATGGTGATATTACCCGCTATAATTTGTCTAGTACCGAGGGAAAGCAAGGCCAATAAACTTACATAGGCTAAAGCTTCGACCAGGGGAAAAAGAAAATTACGAGTCTGGACTAAATCTAAATTAGCCTGTAATAATTCGCGATTTCTTTGCTTAAATGCTAGGCGCTCGTTAACTTCTTGGGCATAGATTTTAATCAGGGTAATACCACTCATATCCTCTTGAATTAAATCGCTCAGATGCGATAGTTTTGCCTGTACTTTTTGTTGTTGCCGCTGGAGACGACCACTAAATAACTGCACGGCAATTAACATCAAAGGATAGACAGAAATAGCGGCGACTGAAAGGGGAATATGAATCGCTAACATCACGGGCAAAGTTAACCCATAGGCAAAAAAAGTATTAGCCAAACTAAGCAAAGCAAAACCCACCAGACGACGAATATTATCCACATCGCTAGTGGCACGGTTGATTAAATCTCCTGAAGTTTGCCGAGAAAAATAGGCAGGTTCAAGGGTTAATAAATGCTGAAAGATTTTTTGTTTAAGATCGAACTCTACCTGACGACCGATCCCGAATAATAACACTCTGGATATCATGCGGATAAACCACATAATCGAGGCTAAAGCGACAATGACAATCACATAGTAAATGATTTTTTGGAAGTCAAAAGATTTACTTAAATCATCGATGCTATCCCGGATTAAAAGCGGTATATAAACACCCAAAAGATTAACAATCAGCAAAGCAACTACCCCCCCAGTTACCATTTGCCAATGGGGACGTAGATAATTTGCTAGTTTTTTAATGCGAGAATAAGCCATATTCAGTTATCAGTTATCAGTTATCAGTTAGAACAGGGAACAGGTAAAAGGGGGCATAGATAATCAGTGGGTTATTTTTCTCCTTGTCCTGATTTAGTGGCGGTTTAACATTAGAACCACCCTGGGGCGGTTTACCCGGGGGTTGATCAATTTTAGCTTGATAGCCGCGCTTAAATTTATCATATCGTCTTTCTTGTTTGTCCGACATTTAAGTTACCTCTGTTTGATGCTGCCAAAATTCAATATAGCGAATTTCCTCTGCATTAATCAAAATAAGCCGCCCGCGCATCTAAATTAGTCTAGATCGATAGGGCAACACCAGAATACTGGAACACTGGAACAGCAAGGGTTATCTGCTTTTTAGCTAACTTAATAATGCCCAGTTTAAATTCGTCTTAGCTTATCTTCAATAGTTAAAACTACCCCTTCTAATTCGGCGAACTCATCTAATAAAAGGGAAGCATCGATCGATAATAATATGCTTTTGCCCTTGGCAAGTTCCAAAGCATAACAGAGATTGTCTCAAGCTGCTGGCATCGCTAATACTTGCGGGGATTTTTCCGTAATCGGTAAATAGTAACCGGTAATCAGTGAACTGCAAACTCAAACCCGATAACTGAGTCAAGATAGCTAAAAACCCCCATCGCTCTGCCATGCGTTTCAGACAAATTTTTATGCTTTTATTACATGGCTGGCAATATTTTGTAACAATCTATACGAATTTTCCTGTTGAAGACTGTAAATTTAAGTTAATTGCTTCGGTAATAACCCTGAAATAAACTGATCTTTCTAGCCCAGATGACCAAAAACCGCCCCTATCTATCTATCGACTCCTCAAAACTGTTATGCTTCTAGAAAAAATCTCTTAGACAAAAACTA
This portion of the Microcystis aeruginosa NIES-2549 genome encodes:
- the crtB gene encoding 15-cis-phytoene synthase CrtB codes for the protein MLQLPKPTHPTKPLVSLAESYELCRQITEKYSKTFYLGTLLMPKAKRQAIWAIYVWCRRTDELVDGPQARLTTSETLDLWEKQLETVFSGVALEDADVALVDTLEKFPMDIQPFRDMIAGQQMDLYRSRYQTFDELKLYCYRVAGTVGLMSSAVLGLEDGDRSAPWRRHQSVYIPQEEAIDLGIANQLTNILRDVGEDVHRGRIYLPLEDLERFNYSEDDLLKGVNDDRWKALMRFQIERARYYYDSAERGIRALNPDSRWPVWAALLLYQGILDVIEANNYDVFARRAFVPLPKKMLYLPVAWLRSQAL
- a CDS encoding pirin family protein, producing MITIRKAEERGHANYGWLDTYHTFSFAQYYDPQQINFRSLRVINEDKVIGGKGFHTHGHQDMEILTYVLEGELEHQDSLGTGSLIRHGEIQRMSAGTGIKHSEFNHSATNPLHLLQIWIIPDQKNLEPSYEQKAIEFSPHTLQLIASPTGAGNAVKVHQDVNLYAGILPLGQSLTHFLVTGRYGWLQVARGQITLNGVHLRAGDGAAIRDETSLAIQSLEDSEILLFDLG
- a CDS encoding purple acid phosphatase family protein, producing MQYSSYLLATMNKDQLLTEPFLQLPTETSIQVIWFTEFFGTGHQVRYGEKLEKIAPARTSKLTRVREDAQSRTVEAYQSLTDREIWRHQAEITDLNPGERIPYQVTSFQENRAIRSDIYTLTPRPKKGTNLKILLTSDHQLMPMTAANLQKVIETIGQVDAVFLAGDLVNIPDRASEWFDDSRGGAFFPCLQGRANYTLTKNGIQTIYKGGEIIQNAPLFPAIGNHEVMGRFSNSRGLNEQFEDAIPQFIAKQLAEDTAAINEKWLKNNSFNTETYEEIFSLPQNKYYSLTFGDIRLVVLYVTNIWRNPNLEPSARGRYYENQRDLDRPERWGYGQHIFEPIAQGSPQYQWLEKELNSPAFQEAKYKVVMFHHPPHTLGGNIVPPYTNPVPTIERDATGKVRSVRYDYPQENDYIIRDLIPLLESAKVDLVFYGHSHLWNRFLSSKGMNFLESSNVGNSYGAHLGDKKRPVPLDRNYAAIGNPNGLPPIIPNIAPLVDWVNQPLSYIASNDLTVFSILDTEKGTVSSYRFDTRYPDSEVIKFDEFDLFSVGEI
- a CDS encoding ABC transporter ATP-binding protein — translated: MAYSRIKKLANYLRPHWQMVTGGVVALLIVNLLGVYIPLLIRDSIDDLSKSFDFQKIIYYVIVIVALASIMWFIRMISRVLLFGIGRQVEFDLKQKIFQHLLTLEPAYFSRQTSGDLINRATSDVDNIRRLVGFALLSLANTFFAYGLTLPVMLAIHIPLSVAAISVYPLMLIAVQLFSGRLQRQQQKVQAKLSHLSDLIQEDMSGITLIKIYAQEVNERLAFKQRNRELLQANLDLVQTRNFLFPLVEALAYVSLLALLSLGTRQIIAGNITIGDFIALLILAERLVFPTTLLGFTITAYQQGEVSIDRLETILLAEAKIKDNADCIHLKNIQGKITAKALTFSYPDAREPALKSLSFTINPGEMVAVVGAIRSGKSTLANAIPRLLDIAEGQLFIDDQDVTGIALEELRKAIAYVPQESFLFSTTIEDNIRYGDPLLNFPAVKSAAKQARIQEEIENFPQKYGTLVGERGITLSGGQRQRVSLARALAIQAPILILDDALSSVDNQTATAILENLSQESQKTVIFISHQLLAAATADRIFVMDRGEIVQMGTHEELIAVPGVYQNLWQRQQLESKVLD